From a region of the Sporosarcina ureilytica genome:
- a CDS encoding acyl-CoA dehydrogenase family protein: protein MNFSFTEEQKMLRSTVRTFVDKEIMPHIAEWDRKGQSDPAIYTRLADLGLMGVCIPTEYGGSGMDYNSLAIVCEELERGDTAFRTAVSVHTGLNSLTLLQWGNEAQKQKYLVPQAEGKKIGAFGLTEPAAGSDVVALQTTAVKEGDYYILNGQKTWISLCDVADHFLVFAYTGNRSDKHKAISAFIVERTWEGFSSVATKGKLGIRAGNTGELFFEDVKVPKENLLGEEGEGFKIAMSALDSGRFTVAAGAVGQIMACMEASVKYCHERKTFGKDIGKHQLVQQMIANMEAGYQMSRLLVYRAGELKNAGERNTRETSLAKWQACDFANKAADDAVQIHGAYGYSDEYPVERYLRNSKAPVIYEGTREIHTVMQAEYVLGYREDKRLNKMLPAWQDNLINS from the coding sequence ATGAATTTTTCATTTACAGAAGAACAGAAGATGCTGCGCAGTACGGTTAGGACATTTGTTGATAAGGAAATTATGCCTCATATTGCAGAGTGGGACAGAAAGGGGCAGTCGGATCCAGCGATTTATACAAGACTGGCTGATCTTGGTTTAATGGGCGTTTGTATTCCGACAGAGTACGGTGGCAGCGGCATGGATTATAATTCTTTGGCGATTGTTTGTGAAGAGTTGGAGAGAGGGGACACTGCATTTCGTACCGCAGTTTCTGTCCACACAGGATTAAATAGCCTTACTTTACTGCAATGGGGGAATGAAGCGCAAAAGCAAAAATATCTTGTTCCACAGGCGGAAGGGAAGAAGATTGGCGCGTTTGGTTTAACGGAGCCTGCTGCTGGATCGGATGTTGTTGCATTGCAAACGACTGCTGTAAAAGAGGGAGATTACTATATTTTAAATGGACAAAAAACGTGGATTTCCCTATGTGATGTTGCAGACCATTTCCTCGTGTTTGCGTATACAGGCAATCGTTCGGATAAACATAAAGCTATATCGGCATTCATTGTCGAAAGAACTTGGGAAGGTTTTTCGTCAGTCGCAACGAAAGGTAAGCTTGGCATCCGTGCGGGTAATACTGGAGAACTCTTTTTTGAAGATGTCAAAGTACCAAAAGAGAATTTATTAGGCGAAGAAGGAGAAGGCTTTAAAATTGCGATGTCGGCGCTTGATAGTGGTCGATTTACCGTTGCCGCTGGGGCAGTCGGGCAAATTATGGCTTGTATGGAAGCAAGCGTAAAGTATTGCCACGAACGTAAAACATTCGGTAAGGATATTGGCAAACATCAACTCGTTCAACAAATGATTGCCAATATGGAAGCAGGCTATCAAATGAGTCGGCTACTCGTTTATCGCGCGGGCGAATTAAAAAATGCTGGCGAACGAAATACGAGGGAAACGTCTCTTGCAAAATGGCAAGCTTGTGATTTTGCGAATAAAGCGGCAGATGATGCGGTTCAAATCCATGGTGCATACGGGTATTCGGATGAATATCCAGTAGAGCGTTATTTACGAAATTCTAAAGCACCTGTTATTTATGAAGGGACACGTGAAATTCATACCGTGATGCAAGCCGAATATGTATTGGGTTATCGGGAAGATAAACGATTAAATAAAATGTTACCTGCATGGCAGGATAATTTAATCAATTCATGA
- a CDS encoding IS3 family transposase, whose product MKGKYTITSILSALQVPRSNYYRWLGEEREKSLSTKEEAIIELCKKTKYRYGHRKIKALLKKEYGIRLNRNTVQSIMQKHNVQCRVKPKRKWKSQGETVVIRPNLLNRHFTASAPNEKWVTDITYIQYGSKTKYLSTIMDLYNNEIVAYKLYDHQQTSLVIDTLKGALEARNNPEGVIIHCDQGTVYTSYAFQDYVTANHLVCSMSRRGNCWDNAVIESFHSSLKSEEFQYVKFNSLSNAEVTKRVTDYLNYYNEERIQEKLGYLSPREYFVEAA is encoded by the coding sequence ATGAAAGGAAAATACACAATTACCTCTATCTTATCGGCATTACAAGTTCCCCGTTCAAACTATTATAGATGGCTTGGCGAAGAGCGTGAGAAATCACTTTCAACCAAAGAAGAGGCAATCATTGAACTGTGCAAGAAAACTAAGTATCGCTATGGACACAGAAAAATTAAAGCTCTGTTAAAGAAAGAATATGGGATTAGATTAAATCGTAATACGGTTCAATCAATCATGCAAAAGCATAATGTACAATGTCGTGTTAAGCCTAAAAGAAAATGGAAGTCACAAGGTGAAACAGTCGTAATCAGACCTAATCTGCTTAATCGTCATTTTACTGCAAGTGCACCAAATGAGAAGTGGGTAACTGATATTACCTATATTCAATATGGTAGTAAAACAAAATATCTCTCCACTATTATGGATTTATATAATAATGAAATTGTAGCCTACAAATTGTACGATCATCAACAGACATCCCTTGTCATCGATACCCTTAAGGGGGCATTAGAAGCCCGCAACAACCCTGAAGGAGTTATCATTCATTGCGATCAAGGTACCGTGTACACATCATACGCATTCCAAGATTATGTAACGGCAAATCATCTGGTATGCAGTATGTCACGGAGAGGGAATTGTTGGGATAACGCAGTTATAGAATCGTTCCACTCAAGCTTGAAATCTGAAGAGTTTCAGTATGTTAAATTCAATTCACTTAGTAATGCAGAAGTCACTAAACGCGTCACTGACTATTTAAATTATTATAATGAAGAACGTATTCAGGAAAAACTAGGCTACCTTTCACCAAGAGAATATTTTGTAGAAGCAGCCTAG
- a CDS encoding 2-hydroxyacid dehydrogenase: protein MKQTIFITRKLPEEAIQPLREKFTVRMWEEEEIEVPVDVLKKEVQQADALWTTISDQITKEIMMSAPNLKVIANLAVGFNNIDVEAAKELGITVTNTPDVLTETTADLAFALLLASARRITEAERVLRDGKWTSWAPMQLTGMDVFGATLGIIGMGRIGEAAAKRAKGFDMRVLYYNRTRKLDAEEKYGFSYAELDSLLQQSDFVLIFAPLTEETKNMIAKRELGLMKKTAILLNVARGGIVNEQDLYEALKNGDIWGAGLDVFETEPVPLNHPLLTLPNVTVLPHIGSASIQTRLAMMKMNQQAIMDVLEGRVPRNVVV from the coding sequence TTGAAGCAAACGATTTTTATTACAAGAAAATTACCTGAAGAGGCGATCCAACCACTGCGCGAAAAGTTTACGGTGCGTATGTGGGAGGAAGAAGAAATTGAAGTACCTGTTGATGTGTTAAAGAAAGAAGTGCAACAGGCAGACGCACTTTGGACAACGATATCTGACCAGATTACAAAAGAAATCATGATGAGTGCACCAAACTTAAAAGTGATTGCGAATCTTGCGGTCGGCTTTAATAATATCGATGTTGAAGCGGCGAAGGAGCTAGGCATTACTGTAACAAATACGCCGGATGTTTTAACAGAAACGACTGCGGACCTTGCTTTTGCCTTACTCCTCGCTTCAGCACGACGCATTACAGAAGCAGAACGTGTCTTACGTGATGGTAAATGGACTTCTTGGGCGCCGATGCAACTGACAGGGATGGATGTGTTTGGCGCTACTTTAGGCATTATCGGCATGGGCAGAATCGGAGAAGCAGCTGCAAAGCGAGCAAAAGGATTCGACATGCGCGTCTTATATTATAATCGTACGCGTAAACTTGACGCAGAAGAAAAGTACGGATTTAGCTATGCGGAACTTGACAGTTTATTACAGCAGTCTGATTTCGTACTCATTTTTGCCCCGTTAACGGAAGAAACGAAAAATATGATTGCAAAACGAGAACTCGGGTTAATGAAGAAAACCGCGATTCTGTTAAATGTTGCGCGCGGTGGCATTGTCAATGAACAAGACCTTTACGAAGCATTGAAAAATGGCGATATTTGGGGTGCCGGCCTGGATGTTTTCGAAACAGAACCAGTCCCATTAAACCATCCATTATTAACATTACCCAATGTAACAGTCTTACCGCATATCGGAAGTGCAAGCATCCAGACGCGTCTTGCGATGATGAAGATGAACCAGCAAGCGATTATGGATGTGTTGGAAGGGCGCGTTCCGAGGAATGTTGTTGTATAA
- the mobB gene encoding molybdopterin-guanine dinucleotide biosynthesis protein B yields the protein MKTLHVVGFKNSGKTTLISRWVRLLKSEGMTVSVLKHHGHASLLNMPDENTDGMQFFKSGADLSLVAGAGTAQMLLNEEPSFAQLIDMATLNQPDVLLIEGYKNEQGCKVVLLRDDNDWQDLQQLSDIQFIIGHGKMELDVEVIDRSNEGQVDDWFLQWVKEDGL from the coding sequence ATGAAAACCTTACATGTCGTCGGTTTTAAAAACAGTGGCAAGACAACGCTGATCTCGCGCTGGGTGCGTTTGTTGAAAAGTGAAGGCATGACGGTTTCCGTATTGAAGCACCATGGACATGCATCGTTACTTAATATGCCCGACGAAAATACGGACGGGATGCAATTTTTTAAAAGTGGGGCGGATCTGTCTCTCGTGGCCGGCGCTGGAACAGCTCAAATGTTATTAAATGAAGAACCGAGTTTCGCGCAATTAATAGACATGGCGACCTTAAATCAGCCAGATGTGTTACTCATCGAAGGGTATAAAAATGAACAAGGATGTAAAGTAGTTTTATTACGCGATGATAATGATTGGCAAGATTTACAACAACTGTCAGACATTCAATTCATCATCGGGCATGGTAAAATGGAATTAGATGTAGAAGTAATTGACCGTTCAAATGAAGGCCAAGTTGATGATTGGTTTTTACAATGGGTAAAGGAGGATGGCTTATGA
- the moaA gene encoding GTP 3',8-cyclase MoaA yields MSEMVDKLGRPIRDLRISVTDRCNFRCTYCMPKEVFGDDYAFLPKDQLLSFEEIERFAQIFADLGVKKLRITGGEPLMRKDISILVGKLLKIDGIEDVGLTTNAVLLRQHAQALYDAGLRRLNISLDALNPEIFGAINGRGVKPDFILSNIDFAQKIGFEIKVNMVVEKGVNESEIIPMATYFKERGIMLRFIEFMDVGNDNGWSFEKVVTKKEIYHMLREIYDIEPAEQHYYGEVAKRYRYQDNGAEVGFITSVSESFCSTCTRARLSSDGKLFTCLFASDGFDLKALIRSGKTDEALVEAIQNVWERRTDRYSDERTEQTAINRKKIGMGYIGG; encoded by the coding sequence ATGAGTGAAATGGTTGATAAATTAGGGCGGCCGATTCGTGATTTAAGAATATCGGTGACGGATCGTTGTAATTTTAGGTGTACGTATTGTATGCCAAAAGAGGTATTTGGCGATGATTATGCATTTTTACCGAAGGACCAGCTATTATCATTTGAGGAGATTGAGCGTTTTGCCCAAATATTTGCGGATCTTGGTGTGAAAAAGCTCCGGATTACGGGTGGGGAACCACTGATGCGAAAAGACATTTCAATATTGGTAGGCAAGCTACTTAAAATTGATGGCATTGAAGACGTTGGACTTACAACGAATGCAGTATTACTTCGCCAACATGCACAAGCACTTTACGATGCGGGGCTCCGCCGATTAAATATTAGTCTAGACGCTTTAAATCCTGAGATTTTTGGAGCAATAAATGGTCGAGGCGTAAAACCAGACTTTATTTTGTCGAATATTGATTTTGCCCAAAAAATTGGTTTTGAAATTAAAGTTAATATGGTCGTTGAAAAAGGTGTCAATGAAAGTGAAATTATCCCGATGGCGACTTACTTTAAAGAGCGCGGGATTATGCTTCGCTTTATTGAGTTTATGGATGTCGGAAACGACAATGGGTGGAGCTTTGAAAAAGTCGTTACGAAAAAAGAAATTTACCATATGTTAAGAGAAATTTATGACATCGAACCGGCTGAACAGCATTACTACGGTGAGGTGGCCAAGCGTTATCGTTATCAAGACAACGGTGCGGAAGTCGGGTTTATCACATCTGTTTCAGAATCATTTTGTTCAACTTGTACGCGAGCAAGATTATCCTCTGATGGGAAGCTATTCACTTGTTTATTTGCCTCTGATGGATTTGACTTAAAGGCGTTAATTCGCAGTGGGAAAACAGACGAAGCACTTGTGGAAGCAATCCAAAATGTTTGGGAACGCCGAACGGACCGTTATTCAGATGAACGGACGGAACAAACTGCAATAAACCGTAAAAAAATTGGTATGGGGTATATTGGCGGCTGA
- the mobA gene encoding molybdenum cofactor guanylyltransferase, with product MKTVGIVLAGGLSRRFGSPKAFARMGNKYFYEYATAALAPHCDQIVIVTRPEHVEHFSNELHVITDDDRFTGLGPLAGIYSVMNIIAAKRYVILPCDMPYIEASVIEGLMPYRQEDVIAVKTSDTHHPLVSVWHWRVKEKLQQSLEQRRLSVMKFLKEVDILWVDGDGLTKHANKIFKNINYETDLERGEENE from the coding sequence ATGAAGACTGTCGGCATTGTATTAGCTGGTGGTTTATCTAGAAGATTCGGTTCCCCGAAAGCATTTGCGCGGATGGGGAACAAGTACTTCTATGAATACGCGACTGCCGCGTTAGCACCGCATTGTGATCAGATTGTAATTGTGACGAGACCTGAACATGTAGAACATTTTTCGAATGAACTACATGTCATTACAGATGATGACCGGTTTACGGGTCTCGGCCCACTTGCTGGAATTTATTCAGTGATGAATATTATTGCAGCCAAGCGTTATGTGATCTTGCCTTGTGATATGCCTTATATAGAAGCGAGCGTCATTGAAGGGTTAATGCCGTATCGTCAAGAAGATGTAATCGCCGTTAAAACTAGCGACACCCATCATCCGCTCGTATCAGTTTGGCATTGGCGTGTAAAAGAAAAACTACAACAGTCGCTAGAACAAAGGCGGTTAAGTGTGATGAAATTCTTAAAAGAAGTCGATATATTATGGGTTGACGGCGATGGATTAACGAAGCATGCAAATAAGATTTTTAAAAATATAAATTACGAAACAGATTTGGAAAGAGGTGAAGAAAATGAGTGA
- a CDS encoding molybdenum cofactor biosynthesis protein MoaE — translation MKPFEIVEGPIDIQKYADYVLHASAGAVTIFTGNVREWTHGVRTLYLSYEAYVPMAEKKMAEIGAEMEEKWPGIKVAIVHRIGELHISDIAVLIAVSSPHRQAAYAANEYAIERIKEVVPIWKKEIWEDGEEWIGAQKKYPTKGRKLND, via the coding sequence ATGAAGCCATTTGAAATAGTAGAAGGGCCAATTGACATTCAAAAATACGCAGATTATGTTCTCCACGCAAGTGCTGGGGCTGTGACTATTTTTACGGGGAACGTGCGTGAATGGACACATGGCGTTCGTACGTTATATTTATCTTATGAGGCGTATGTTCCAATGGCGGAGAAAAAAATGGCGGAAATTGGGGCGGAAATGGAAGAGAAGTGGCCAGGAATTAAGGTTGCAATCGTTCATCGAATCGGTGAATTACATATATCAGATATTGCTGTACTAATCGCAGTCTCTTCACCACATAGACAGGCGGCCTATGCTGCAAATGAGTACGCAATCGAACGAATTAAAGAAGTCGTCCCAATTTGGAAAAAAGAAATCTGGGAAGACGGGGAAGAATGGATCGGTGCGCAGAAAAAATATCCGACGAAAGGGAGAAAATTGAATGATTAA
- the moaD gene encoding molybdopterin converting factor subunit 1 yields MIKVHYFARLRELTGKSEETIDKDSMTVQQLLDWAEEKYPGFGKDMIHVAINEEYALKEDTIQTGDVCAFIPPVSGG; encoded by the coding sequence ATGATTAAAGTGCATTATTTTGCTCGACTTCGTGAGTTAACTGGGAAATCCGAAGAAACTATCGATAAAGATTCCATGACGGTTCAGCAACTACTCGATTGGGCAGAGGAAAAGTATCCCGGATTCGGTAAGGATATGATTCATGTTGCGATTAATGAAGAGTATGCTTTAAAAGAGGATACGATTCAAACAGGTGATGTGTGCGCATTTATTCCTCCAGTGAGTGGTGGATGA
- the moaC gene encoding cyclic pyranopterin monophosphate synthase MoaC, giving the protein MSKLTHFNEQGRAKMVDVSHKAETVRVAIAKSSIIVNEEIHAQIAEGTNKKGDVFAVAQIAAVMAAKNTANIIPMCHPLPLTGIDVQFDWAIDHDNNHFEIIIHAEVKTKGLTGVEMEALTAASAAALTIYDMCKAVGKEMVIGPTMLMKKTGGKNGDFERQL; this is encoded by the coding sequence TTGTCTAAATTAACGCATTTCAATGAACAAGGACGTGCCAAAATGGTTGACGTCTCTCATAAAGCTGAAACGGTACGAGTTGCCATTGCAAAGTCATCCATTATCGTGAATGAAGAAATTCACGCCCAAATTGCCGAAGGAACAAATAAAAAAGGGGATGTCTTTGCTGTTGCACAAATCGCTGCTGTAATGGCTGCGAAAAACACTGCAAACATCATTCCGATGTGCCATCCGCTTCCACTTACTGGCATTGACGTGCAGTTCGACTGGGCAATTGATCATGACAACAATCATTTCGAAATCATCATTCATGCCGAAGTAAAAACGAAAGGTCTTACTGGCGTGGAGATGGAAGCGTTAACTGCCGCTTCAGCCGCTGCGCTAACCATTTACGATATGTGTAAAGCGGTTGGAAAGGAAATGGTTATTGGGCCGACTATGCTTATGAAAAAAACGGGTGGAAAAAACGGAGACTTTGAGCGTCAACTATAA
- a CDS encoding MogA/MoaB family molybdenum cofactor biosynthesis protein produces MSKDHEYSKDQPLALAVLTVSDTRHLENDRGGNTIRQMLESEGHQILESSICKDEKQEIEEVIEKWLENPNVQGIVTTGGTGLGFRDITPETIEPYFTKHIKGFGELFRMLSYTEDVGSKSLLSRAEAGIVEDKVIYILPGSVKAVELAMKKLVLPELHHVVHEITKHKIE; encoded by the coding sequence ATGTCAAAAGATCATGAATATAGCAAGGACCAACCATTAGCTTTGGCAGTCTTAACTGTAAGTGATACACGTCATCTAGAAAATGACCGTGGGGGCAATACCATTCGCCAAATGCTTGAAAGTGAAGGGCATCAAATTTTGGAATCATCCATTTGTAAAGATGAAAAACAAGAGATTGAAGAAGTGATAGAAAAATGGTTGGAAAATCCAAATGTACAGGGGATTGTTACAACGGGTGGTACAGGCTTAGGATTCAGGGATATCACGCCTGAAACGATTGAGCCGTATTTTACGAAACATATAAAGGGTTTTGGAGAGTTATTTAGAATGCTAAGTTATACGGAAGACGTCGGGTCAAAATCATTGTTAAGTCGAGCAGAGGCAGGCATAGTTGAAGATAAAGTTATTTATATATTGCCAGGTTCAGTAAAGGCTGTAGAACTAGCGATGAAAAAACTGGTTCTTCCTGAACTACACCACGTCGTGCATGAAATTACCAAACATAAAATTGAATAA
- a CDS encoding NAD-dependent succinate-semialdehyde dehydrogenase gives MNEYLMYIDGNWVGESLQKLEVINPANKQLVGSVPVGGIEEANEAIDSAYDAFQTWSKTTAYERAAYLKRLHKLLLEHKEELAEVMTKEMGKPINESRGEVIYAASFIEWFAEEGKRVYGETVPSHMTEKRMQVWKKPVGVVAAITPWNFPIAMLTRKMGPALAAGCTIVIKPSGESPISAVKLVELCEKAGFPKGVVNLVTGSSSKIGQAIMENEKVRKVTFTGSTEVGKVLIKQSADQVKRLSLELGGHAPIIVLEDADLDIAVKGAMASKFRNTGQTCVCGNRIYVQAQVYEAFLEKFTEAVDALKVGDGMDEEVQIGPLINQKGVDKVASHVANAVQHGASIVTGGKGLTEKEGTFYAPTVLRDVTSDMLVMNEETFGPVAPVQKFETIEEVIKLANHTKYGLAAYVFTESVRKGTRLIEQLDYGIVGWNDGTPSAAQVPFGGMKESGIGREGGREGIEAFLETQYVSIGVES, from the coding sequence ATGAATGAATATCTAATGTATATTGACGGAAATTGGGTTGGCGAATCACTTCAGAAACTAGAAGTGATAAATCCAGCTAATAAACAATTGGTAGGAAGCGTTCCAGTCGGGGGAATAGAGGAAGCGAATGAAGCGATCGATAGTGCCTACGATGCTTTTCAAACTTGGTCAAAAACAACTGCGTATGAGCGTGCAGCATATTTAAAGCGTCTCCATAAACTTCTATTGGAACATAAAGAAGAATTAGCGGAAGTAATGACGAAAGAAATGGGGAAGCCCATTAACGAGTCGCGTGGAGAGGTTATTTACGCAGCATCTTTCATTGAATGGTTTGCGGAAGAAGGGAAGCGGGTCTATGGAGAAACGGTTCCATCGCATATGACTGAAAAAAGGATGCAAGTTTGGAAGAAACCTGTTGGCGTAGTCGCTGCAATTACACCATGGAATTTTCCGATTGCTATGCTGACGCGCAAAATGGGACCCGCATTGGCCGCGGGTTGCACAATCGTCATTAAACCATCAGGTGAGAGTCCAATTTCTGCGGTAAAACTAGTCGAACTATGTGAAAAGGCAGGATTTCCAAAAGGGGTTGTCAATTTAGTAACGGGATCCTCTTCCAAAATTGGACAGGCGATCATGGAAAATGAAAAAGTACGAAAAGTAACCTTTACTGGATCAACGGAAGTTGGAAAAGTGTTAATTAAACAAAGTGCGGATCAGGTAAAACGCCTATCGTTAGAACTCGGCGGACATGCTCCGATTATTGTGTTAGAGGATGCAGACCTAGACATTGCTGTAAAAGGGGCAATGGCATCAAAGTTTAGAAACACGGGGCAAACTTGTGTCTGTGGAAACCGAATTTACGTACAAGCACAAGTTTATGAAGCGTTTTTGGAAAAATTCACGGAGGCTGTTGACGCATTAAAAGTTGGTGATGGGATGGATGAAGAGGTACAAATCGGTCCATTGATTAACCAAAAAGGTGTCGACAAAGTTGCAAGTCATGTTGCAAATGCGGTGCAGCATGGTGCTTCGATCGTAACGGGCGGCAAAGGGTTGACAGAAAAAGAAGGAACATTTTACGCGCCAACAGTTTTACGTGATGTCACGTCAGACATGCTTGTGATGAATGAAGAAACATTTGGCCCTGTCGCACCTGTTCAAAAATTTGAAACGATAGAAGAAGTTATTAAGTTAGCTAATCATACGAAATATGGATTAGCGGCTTATGTCTTTACGGAAAGCGTAAGAAAAGGCACACGTTTAATTGAACAACTTGACTACGGCATTGTCGGTTGGAATGACGGGACCCCTTCTGCAGCACAAGTGCCATTTGGCGGCATGAAAGAAAGTGGGATTGGAAGAGAAGGTGGCCGTGAGGGAATCGAGGCCTTCTTAGAAACGCAGTATGTGTCCATTGGTGTTGAATCATAA
- a CDS encoding transposase, whose product MKRNRYSSEVKWAVVKDKLSGNFTDKEILERHGIKNRAQIASWMKWYKNNETYRFDQPIGQQYAYGFRYDFKNGQERQDHQLSQLKMENEVLKKYLEIKRGLEKKR is encoded by the coding sequence TTGAAAAGAAACAGATATTCAAGTGAAGTTAAATGGGCTGTTGTGAAAGATAAATTAAGTGGTAACTTTACAGATAAAGAGATTTTAGAGAGGCATGGAATCAAAAATAGAGCGCAAATTGCAAGCTGGATGAAGTGGTATAAAAACAATGAAACTTATCGCTTTGATCAACCAATCGGCCAACAGTATGCCTATGGTTTTCGTTATGATTTCAAGAATGGACAAGAGAGACAAGATCATCAGCTATCTCAATTGAAAATGGAGAATGAAGTGCTAAAAAAGTATTTAGAGATAAAAAGGGGGTTGGAAAAGAAGAGGTAA
- the glp gene encoding gephyrin-like molybdotransferase Glp — protein sequence MSLMRKPIPVKEAVQLVMDHAQIGGSEKIPLDQAYGRVLKEPIIAKHDVPPFDRSPYDGFAIRAEDSKGASGENRIHFQVIDEIGAGHLAKRGIEKGEAVRIMTGAPIPENADAVVMLEQTIEQENAFSLRKAFDAGENIAVQGEDAKEGEVLIEAGALIHPGTIALLATFGYAEVEVAKKPVVGILATGTELLQVHEELTPGKIRNSNGPMIAAQLSRMGIEYKSYGMLGDNLDACMEMVEKALAETDVLITTGGVSVGDYDYLPVIYEKLGAKVLFNKVAMRPGSVTTVATLGSHLLFGLSGNPSACFTGFELFTRPALLKMMGGKKPYLPRMKATLGEDFPKPNPFLRFVRAVWEMTEEGPVATPAGFNKSAAVSSIARGNCIIVLPNGTRGYTKGMEVDVLLLGVEEGVAQWEL from the coding sequence ATGTCACTAATGAGAAAACCAATTCCAGTGAAAGAAGCTGTTCAGCTTGTCATGGACCATGCACAAATCGGTGGAAGTGAAAAAATTCCACTGGACCAAGCATATGGTCGTGTGTTAAAAGAGCCAATTATTGCAAAGCATGACGTTCCGCCATTTGATCGATCACCATACGATGGTTTTGCGATTCGTGCAGAAGATTCAAAAGGTGCATCTGGAGAAAATCGGATTCACTTTCAGGTTATTGATGAAATTGGAGCAGGTCATTTAGCAAAACGCGGTATAGAAAAAGGTGAAGCTGTTCGAATTATGACAGGTGCGCCAATCCCAGAAAATGCGGATGCCGTCGTTATGCTGGAACAAACGATAGAGCAGGAGAACGCTTTTTCACTTCGAAAAGCATTCGATGCTGGCGAAAATATAGCAGTACAAGGTGAAGACGCGAAAGAAGGAGAAGTGTTAATTGAAGCGGGAGCATTGATTCACCCGGGGACAATTGCACTTCTTGCAACTTTTGGTTATGCGGAAGTAGAAGTCGCGAAAAAGCCGGTCGTTGGCATACTTGCGACAGGTACAGAACTTCTACAAGTTCATGAAGAATTAACTCCTGGGAAGATTCGGAATTCCAATGGCCCAATGATCGCTGCGCAATTATCGCGAATGGGCATTGAATATAAATCATATGGCATGCTTGGAGATAATCTGGACGCTTGTATGGAAATGGTTGAAAAAGCTTTAGCTGAAACAGACGTCCTTATTACAACAGGCGGCGTGTCGGTAGGGGATTATGATTATTTACCTGTCATTTACGAAAAATTAGGTGCTAAAGTATTGTTCAATAAAGTTGCTATGCGTCCAGGAAGTGTGACGACTGTCGCCACATTAGGAAGTCATTTATTATTTGGATTATCTGGCAATCCGTCGGCATGTTTTACAGGCTTTGAATTATTTACACGTCCTGCATTATTGAAAATGATGGGCGGAAAAAAGCCATATTTACCTCGAATGAAAGCAACGCTGGGTGAGGACTTTCCGAAACCGAATCCATTCTTACGCTTCGTGCGTGCTGTTTGGGAAATGACTGAAGAAGGACCTGTTGCTACACCAGCTGGTTTTAATAAATCGGCCGCGGTATCGTCCATTGCAAGAGGAAATTGTATCATTGTTCTCCCGAATGGAACGAGAGGCTATACAAAAGGGATGGAAGTAGACGTTCTCTTACTCGGCGTTGAAGAAGGCGTTGCTCAGTGGGAACTATGA